In a genomic window of Trichoderma atroviride chromosome 4, complete sequence:
- a CDS encoding uncharacterized protein (EggNog:ENOG41) — translation MESHHCRRLALGGGSDMPSEQRRPEWALQTKGSYGGTDRTDALWAEMQATLEKVELSASEGTHVFGPEHDRKLRELRTAQIVLAQAWARSEADDTIETALRDHMNDDKGDELPNLRDGLLDSSRPERGEGTDAAKSMMGTSSGWQGSDEKRADRLGAKLVEETEADILLARKRREANDEYFERVNDGVIDVIAKLESVAVAMRAVEEETKDLWNDAASPQAK, via the coding sequence GATATGCCATCAGAACAGCGGCGTCCTGAGTGGGCCCTACAGACCAAGGGGAGCTATGGAGGCACTGACAGGACAGATGCATTATGGGCAGAAATGCAGGCCACACTGGAGAAGGTGGAATTATCTGCCTCGGAAGGCACTCACGTATTTGGACCTGAGCACGACCGCAAACTAAGAGAACTGCGAACTGCTCAAATCGTACTTGCACAGGCCTGGGCCAGAAGTGAAGCAGACGATACCATAGAGACTGCTCTGCGTGACCATATGAATGACGACAAGGGTGATGAACTACCTAATCTACGAGACGGGCTACTGGACTCGTCAAGGCCTGAGAGGGGAGAAGGGACTGATGCCGCAAAGAGCATGATGGGCACATCAAGTGGATGGCAAGGAAGTGACGAAAAAAGAGCAGACCGGCTAGGGGCAAAGTTGGTAGAGGAAACGGAGGCCGACATTCTACTCGCGAGAAAGCGACGAGAGGCCAACGATGAATATTTTGAGCGCGTCAATGACGGTGTCATCGACGTTATTGCTAAACTTGAATCAGTAGCAGTGGCCATGCGAGCAGTAGAGGAAGAGACCAAAGATTTATGGAATGATGCTGCCAGTCCTCAGGCTAAGTAG
- a CDS encoding uncharacterized protein (EggNog:ENOG41), whose protein sequence is MGVPETFKAAVVPSPGKEHVIVDRSLPTLQSGEVAIKITATSINPIDWKMRDHEVFITDFPAVLGSDAAGEIAAIGPGVSDFNVGERVFFQGIIGNYDASTFQQYAKIDAALVAKTPSNISDDQASGIMLASLAVLTAYYDKTGHGLPVPWDKGGDKIGNGAAIVIIGGSSSMGQYAIQMARLSGFSKIITNSSPAHKDYLRKLGATVVLGREATADDFAATIGDNVPLDFILDTISAKSTRELSVGIVKAVKSTKEAVTKIVVVLPEVLDFENFDVQGESKVTLPRIIGLGSVPSLRYLSEPFAKHLGGDDGYIARGLFEPNRPVIVPGGLAGVEAALAKNKKGVSGEKVVIRPFE, encoded by the coding sequence ATGGGTGTTCCCGAAACATTCAAGGCAGCTGTGGTGCCCAGTCCAGGTAAAGAGCATGTCATCGTCGATAGATCACTGCCGACTCTCCAGTCTGGTGAAGTGGCTATCAAGATCACTGCGACATCTATCAACCCCATAGACTGGAAGATGCGTGATCACGAGGTCTTCATTACAGACTTCCCCGCGGTCCTGGGATCCGATGCCGCGGGCGAGATCGCGGCCATTGGGCCAGGCGTCTCAGACTTCAATGTTGGAGAAAGAGTTTTCTTCCAAGGAATAATTGGAAATTACGATGCATCTACATTCCAACAGTATGCAAAGATCGATGCAGCACTGGTGGCCAAGACCCCTAGCAACATTAGCGATGACCAGGCCAGCGGAATTATGCTTGCGAGTCTAGCAGTACTCACGGCGTACTACGACAAGACAGGCCACGGATTGCCCGTACCGTGGGACAAAGGCGGGGACAAAATCGGCAATGGTGCCGCAATCGTCATCATTGGCGGCAGCTCTTCCATGGGCCAATATGCGATCCAAATGGCACGACTGTCTGGATTCTCCAAGATCATTACCAACTCGAGTCCTGCGCACAAAGACTATCTTCGGAAGCTAGGTGCAACAGTCGTGCTCGGTCGCGAGGCCACGGCGGACGATTTCGCTGCCACCATTGGAGATAATGTACCTCTTGACTTCATCCTTGATACTATCTCCGCCAAATCCACCAGGGAGTTATCTGTTGGCATTGTGAAGGCAGTCAAGTCGACGAAAGAGGCAGTAACCAAGATTGTTGTGGTTCTACCGGAAGTCTTGGATTTCGAGAACTTCGACGTCCAAGGCGAGTCAAAAGTAACTCTCCCTAGGATCATCGGCCTTGGAAGTGTCCCCTCGCTTCGATACTTGAGTGAGCCGTTCGCAAAGCATCttggcggcgatgacggTTACATTGCCCGAGGCCTGTTTGAACCTAATCGACCAGTGATTGTGCCAGGTGGTTTGGCCGGTGTGGAGGCTGCTTTGGCcaagaacaaaaagggcGTATCTGGCGAGAAGGTTGTCATTAGGCCTTTTGAATAA
- a CDS encoding uncharacterized protein (EggNog:ENOG41) — protein sequence MFSQSSSFLQQPSHAIGKKRSHEEASHNLEPDASHCNSQHNGMNGEGMVFVKPRAVSIGETDNQSGAQLDDLITEQDGSGLANGRPLRSHKSQRLLVGSDHASSSKPTSATSLPNADGSENGINDEIVIDHFTLHLGIGWKRIKDSDHVQAAARGWARFIENNYPLTNVNVLLESKGLQSYLVESTEGFYLFTEDLRQAQLVSQNATKAIQNLQQSPPIFDSMNLLAAEISNTSNNSVKNNIFDI from the coding sequence ATGTTTTCGCAGAGTTCATCATTCCTCCAACAACCTTCTCATGCCATTGGCAAGAAGCGGTCTCACGAGGAGGCTTCACATAATCTCGAGCCAGATGCATCACACTGCAATTCGCAACATAATGGGATGAATGGTGAGGGAATGGTGTTCGTTAAACCGCGTGCGGTTTCAATTGGTGAAACAGATAACCAATCTGGCGCTCAGCTTGACGATTTGATCACTGAACAGGACGGGAGTGGACTAGCAAATGGCCGGCCTCTGAGAAGCCACAAATCCCAAAGGCTTCTCGTTGGGAGCGACCACGCGTCTTCTAGTAAACCAACATCGGCGACCTCATTGCCAAACGCAGATGGCTCAGAAAACGGTATTAATGACGAGATAGTCATCGATCACTTCACACTACACCTTGGCATAGGCTGGAAAAGGATCAAGGATAGTGACCATGTCCAAGCGGCTGCTAGGGGATGGGCACGATTCATCGAGAATAACTATCCTCTCACTAACGTTAACGTCTTGCTGGAAAGCAAAGGCCTGCAGTCTTACCTCGTCGAGTCCACAGAAGGCTTCTATCTTTTTACAGAAGATTTGCGTCAAGCACAATTGGTCAGCCAAAATGCAACTAAAGCAATCCAGAATCTACAACAAAGCCCGCCAATATTCGACAGCATGAACCTTTTAGCTGCTGAAATATCAAATACGAGTAATAACAGtgttaaaaataatatatttgATATATag